The DNA sequence AATGCACCGCCACGACGGCCCGGGTCCGTGATGTGACCGCTTCCTCGACCCGATCGGGGTCCAGGTTGTAGGTAAGGGGATCGATGTCGACGAACACGGGCACGGCGTTCGACATCACGACCGAACTGGCCGATGCGATGAACGTATAGGCCGGCACGATGACTTCGTCGCCGGGTTCGATGCCGACCGCCTGCAGCGCGAGGCAAAGGGCCGTGGTGCCGTTGCATACGGCAATGCCGTAAGCGGCGTGCTGGAAGGACGCGAAGCGCTGTTCGAGGCTGCGCACCTTCTCGCCCTGGATGCTTCCCCAACGGCCGGATCGTACGGTCTCGCCAGCGGCCCGGGCGCTCGCGTCCAGGTTCATGGGCCAGGCCGGAAAGGGTGCGGTCCGTACCGGCGCCGCGCCGTTTATCGCCAATCGGGGCATCTCATTCTCCTGTGCATTACGCTCGTGTTATCAGTTGAAGAGGGCGTCCACGAAGGCCGGTGGGTCGAAGTCCTGCAGGTCCTCGATGCTTTCGCCCACGCCGATGAGTTTGACGGGGATCCCCAGCTGCACGCCGATGGCGAACACGATGCCGCCCCGGGCGGTCCCGTCCAGCTTCGTCAGCGCGATGCCCGTCAGGCCGCCCAGGGCTTCGCTGAAGACGCGGGCCTGGGAAAGGGCGTTCTGGCCCGTGGTCCCGTCGAGCACGAGCAGCACCTCGTGGGGTGCGCCGTCCATCTGCTTGCCCGCGGTGCGCTTGATCTTCTTCAGTTCCTCCATCAGGTTGTCCCTGGTGTGCAGCCGGCCCGCCGTGTCGATGAGGACCACGTCCGCATCCCGGGCGGCAGCGGCCTCCATGGCGTCGTAGACCACGGCCGAAGGATCGGACCCGTGCTGGTGCCGGATGAAGTCCGCCTCCGCGCGGCGCGCCCAGACTTCCAGCTGGTCGATGGCCGCCGCCCGAAAGGTATCGGCCGCGGCGATCAGGACCTTCTTCCCTTCCCCGGCGAAACGGGCCGCCATCTTGCCCGCGGTCGTGGTCTTGCCCGAACCGTTGACCCCGACGATCATGATGACCCGGGGCCGCTGGTCCGATTCGGGGTCCGGCACATCGCCCAGAATGTCCGTCATCTCTTCGCGGAGCAGACCCATGAGGTCATCGGGATTCCGGGTTCGGCGGTCGACCGCGCGATCCCGCAGTCCGTCGATGATCCGCAGGGTCGTTTCCACGCCCACGTCGGTCTGCAGCAGGATGCCTTCGATTTCCTCCAGCAGGTCCTCGTCGATCCGGTCATACCGGCCCACGGCCTGGTGGATCCTTCGCGCCAGCCCGTCCCGCGTCTTGGCGAGTCCGTCTCTCAGTCTGCGTACGACACCCAGCATGTCCCGGTCTCCGGATTCTCCTGGTGCTGACCTGATGTCCGACCGTCCGTCCGGCCGTCCAGCCGTCTGTCCGGCCAGCCGGACCGCATACAAAAAACCGGGAGAGCGATGATCGGCCTTCCCGGCTTTCGTCGAATGTCCGTCCCACGTGCATCGCGCCGTGCTTGTTCGGTCCGGTTGCAGATGGCCTCGCCCGGCCTCGCCCGGCTGCGAGTGGTCCGCTCGGCCTCGCCCGGCTGCAGATGGCCTCGCCCGGCCTCGCCCGGCTGCGAGTGGTCCGCCCGGCCTCGCCCGGCTGCGAGTGGTCCGCCCGGCCTCGCCCGACCGCGCCTGGTCCCGCTTGTCTACAGGTGGCCGTCGATCTTTTCGGCGAGTTGCTGCTTGGGGAGCGCACCGATGATCCGGTCCACCTCGGCGCCGTCCTTGAAGATCAGGAGGCTAGGGATGCTCCGAATGCCGAAACGGGTGGCCGCTTCCCGGTTCTCGTCCACGTCGACCTTGACGACCTTCAGGCGTCCGTCGTAATCGCCCGCGAGTTCCACCAGCGTGGGGGCGACGGCCTTGCAGGGTCCGCACCACTCCGCCCAGAAGTCGACCAGTACGGGCGTGCTGCTGTTAATGACCTCGGTTTCGAATTGATCGTCCGTAATCGCTGTTGGCTGTCCCACTATCGATGCTCCTTTCACGTTGATGTATGTAAATCGCTCCCAGCCAAATACGGTGTTTAACGGGCGAATTGTCAAGCATTTTCGCAGGGCGAATCACCGGAGAGGATCAGGCGTATTCGTCCAGGCCGTAGTCCCGGATCTTGCGGTAGATGGACCGTTCGCTGATGCCGAGTTCCCGGGCGGCCCTGCCCCGGTGTCCTCCGTTTCGCTCGAGGGCTCGGCGTATGGCCTCCCGCTCCCAGTCTTCCATGGAGCGCAACCGATCCAGTCCGTCATCGGCCGGTACAACCTCAGCCGGCCGATCGACACCCGGCCCGGTTCCTTCGAGGGACGGCTCGAAGTACTGTGCCGCTTCCGACGGGGGCGTTTCGAGGTCCTGCTCCGCGGTTGCGGGGGGCGGCAGCTGAATACGGTCACGTAGCGGTTCGGGGTCCCGGCCGAGGGCCGTGGTGATCTTGGCCGGGAGTTCGTGGATGGCGGTCAGGATCTGCCAGAGGATCTTGTAGAACATCTCGCGGTCCATGTCCTGCGGGTCGCGATTCTGCGGGACCGGCAGCGCCCGGTTCGCCATGGGCGGCGTATAGATGCTGTCCGGCAGGTCTTCCGCGTCGATCCGGGCCTTGCCGGAAGTCACCACCAGCGATTCGACGAGGTGACGAAGTTCCCGTATGTTGCCCGGCCACTCGTAGTCGGTGAGGGCCGCCAGGGCTTCCTCCGTGAAGACGGGAGGCGGCGCGCCGGGCTTCCCTGGGGCGTGCCGTATGAAGTGGCTGATCAGCCTGGGGATGTCGTCGCGGCGCTCGCGCAGGGCGGGCAGGTGGATATGCACGGCGTTGAGCCGGTAGTACAGGTCCTGGCGGAACGTACCGTCGTGGATGTCCCCGGAGAGGTCCCGGTTGGTGGACGCGATGAGGCGGACGTCGGTCTTCACCGGCGTCGAGCCGCCGACGCGGATGAACTCCTGCTGCTCCAGGACGCGCAGCAGTTTTACCTGGGTCGAACGGGGCATGTCGCCGATTTCATCGAGGAGCAGCGTGCCGCCGTTCGCCTGTTCGAAGTACCCTTTCCGCTGTCCCTTGGCGTCCGTGAAGGCGCCTTTTTCGTGACCGAACAGTTCGCTTTCCAATACCCCTTCGGCAATGGCGCCGCAGTTGATGGGAATGAAAGGACCGTCGCGCCGGTCGCTGAAATGGTGGATCGCCCGGGCGAATCCCTCCTTGCCGGTACCGCTTTCTCCCGTGAGCAGGACCTGGATACCCGTGGGCGCCACCTGGAGCACCGATTCCATGGCCGCGATGAAGCGCTCGTCCCTTCCCAGGAGCTGGAACCGCTGTTGGAACTCCCGCCGGAGGTCCAGCATGCGCATTTTCGTAAGCAGTTCCTCGGCGTCGACGGGCTTCTCGATGAAGTCGCTGACGTCTAATTGGCGGTACTGCCGGGGTGGTTCGTGCTGCCGGGTGGTGACCATGATGTCGGTGTCGGGGTGCTTCGCCGACAGGGTGCGTATCAGTTGCTCCGGATCGGCGTCGCTCAGGGCGAGATCGACGACGACGACATCCGGCGGGTCCGTCCTCGCCGCGCGCAACGCTTCCGCCGCGGCGGCGGTCTCCAGCACGTCGTAACCCGCATTCCGCAGGATGCCCGCCGCGTGACGCCGGCTGTCCGTTTCGCCGTCGACGATCAGTATCGACCGACCTTCCAAACCGGAACTCCTTGGCTGACGCTACTCCAGGTGATAGGCTTTTATCTTCCGAAACAGGGTGCGCTGGCCGATCCGCAGGACCCGAGCGGTCCGCGCCTTGTTCCGCCCACAGGCGGCAAGGGTCGCGGCGATCAGTCTCCGTTCGCCTTCCTTCATCGACATGCCCACCCGTATGTCCACCCCGTCTTCGTCCTCGCCGTCCGCCTCGGCATGGCCGGACCGTTCGGGCAGGAATTCCGCGGGGATGTCCTCCACGTCCAGACCGTCTCCGTCGGCGAGCAATACCATGGTTTCCAGGCAGCGTCGCAGCGACGCGCCGTCCATCGACCCGCCGACTTCGGCCAGTACGGCCAGGGCCCGATCGGTGATGGACCGGACGGGCACGTGGCGCTGTTCGGCGATTTTGCCGGCCAGGTAACGGATGAAGTCCGGCGACAGGTCGTCCGGCCGGTCCGGCCGGTCCAGACGGTCCGGACCATTGTTCAGCGGGACCGCCGTTGATGCCGGCCGGGTATGCCTTATGAATTCCGGGACGTCCGCCACGGTCAGGGTCTTCCCCGTTCCCATGACGATCATGCCCTCGATGCAGTTCTCCAGCTGGCGCACGTTCCCGGGCCAGTGATAGGTGGAAAGCAGTTCCAGGGCCGGCGGGTCGATGCGCTCGATCGGCTTCTTCTCCCGGTCGCCGAACCGGCGGATGCAGTGGTCGATCAGCAGCGGGAGATCCTCTTTCCGTTCCCGCAGGGGTGGCAGGGAAAGGGTCACCACGCGCAGCCGGTAATAAAGATCCTCCCGGAAGCGTCCGTTTTCGATCTCGGCTTCGAGGTCGCGGTTCGTCGCCGCGATGACCCGGGTGTCCGTCTGCAGCCAGTTCCCGCTGCCCACCCGCTGGAACTTGCGTTCCTGGAGGACGCGCAGCAACTTCACCTGGGTGGAAGGCGAGAGTTCGCCCACCTCGTCGAGGAAGAGCGTGCCCCCGTCGGCCAGTTCGAACCGGCCCTTGTAGGTCTTGACCGCGTTCGTGAAGGCGCCTTTCTCGTGGCCGAAGAGTTCGCTCTCGATCACCCCTTCCGACAGGGCGTTGCAGAAGACGGGCACGAAGGACCTGTTCCTCCGGGTACTCGCGCGGTGGAGGGCGTGGGCCACCAGCTCCTTGCCCGTACCGCTCTCGCCGAAGATGAGTACCGTGGACTGGGTATCGGCGATCTGGAGGATCTGCTCCCGGATGCGCTGCATGGACGCGGACCGCCCCACGATGTTCTCGAATCCGTACCGGGTGTCGAGCTGGTGCATCAGCTCCTGGTTTTCCTGCACGATGCGCTGGCGGTCCAGGATCTTCTCGATTTCCGCCGCGAGCTTCTCCACGTACACGGGTTTTTCGAGTACGTCGTACGCCCCCTCCTTCATGGCGGCCACAGCCAGGCCCATGGAGCCGGGATCCGTCATCAGGATGACGCCCACTTCGGGATTCCTGCCCAGGGCGACGCCCATCAGGCGCAGTCCGTCTATACCGGGGGCATCCAGGTCCGAGATGATGATGCTTGGAGATTCTGCCGCGAGGACGTTGAGCGCCTGGTCGCTGTTCTCCACGGCGATCACGCGGTGATCCCGCTGGGTGAGGCCGTAGTGTTTCTCGTCCCGGCCGCGGGAGGAACCTTCTACCAGCAGGATGACCGATTCTGTCGGACTGTTCATGGCATGCGGGTCGGGAGGCAGGGTCAGGTTGACGGGGCTTCAAGCCTGGCGGCCGATTCCGATCTTCCGGTTCGGCGTCCACTCGAAATTACGCCAGGACCCGGTTGCTGTCAAACGTTAAACCGGGCAAACGGGCGGCCTGGAGCACCCGTCGCAGCGGCCCGGCGTGGACTGCCGCCGCACCCTGGGCACCGGCTGCTGCGCCTTGAAGAGGCGCTGCGTTGCGCCGCACGGAGGCGTCAGGGAAGCGGTTGGGCCGATACCTGGTAGGCAGGCATGACCCACATTTCGGGTATGACCACGCGGGCGGGCCGGCACAGCACGAAAACGACAGTGTCCGCGATGTCTTCGGGGGTGAGCATCAGGGACAGGCGCTTCTCCGACACGGGCTGGGGCCGGTTCTTGAGGATAGGTGTTTTCACCTCACCGGGCAGGATGGCGCTGGCGCGAAGCCCGAATTCGGCGGCTTCCAGGTTGATCGAATGGGTCAGCGACACCATGCCGTGCTTGGACGCGCAGTAGGCGGCCCCGCCGAGGAGAGACACCTGGCGTCCGGCCATGGACGCGACATTGATGACAGTGCCTTCACCCCGCGCCTTCATGGGTTCGTAGACCGCACGGAAACAGTTGAACGCGCCCGTGAGATTGATGTCCACCACGCGGTCCCAGTCCTCCACCGACATCTCGGTCGCCGTGCGCAGGGGCGTATTGACGCCCGCGTTGTTCACCAGAATCGACACGGGACCCAGTTGATCGACGGCCGGGGCAATCGCGGAATCGATCTGATCCCGGTCGGTCACGTCCATGGGGGCGATGGCCGCGCGCCGCCCCGCGGCTTCCACCTCTCCGGCGACGGTTGCAAGGGGCTCGCGCCGCCGGCTGGAAAGGATCACGTCCGCACCTTCCCGGGCCAGGGCCAGCGCGATCCCGCGTCCGATGCCGGAACCCGCGCCGGTGATCCAGGCCACCTGTCCCTCGAGTCTGTTCATATTACGCTCCGTTCTATGCGATTAGCCGGTGCGTCCCGGGGCTGCCTTCCTGCCGGTGCCGGCCAGCCGCGGCTGGTCAGTCTTCCGCTGCCGTTCAGGCGCTCGCCAGGTCGTCATGTACCGACCGGGTGTCGATATCCAGGCCGCGCAGCAGGTCTTTCCTGATCTTGCACACCATGGTATAGGCGGGATCGAACACGTTTCCCATGTCGTACTCGACGCACTGGCCGAGCAGCGTGTGAGCCGCCCTGGGATCGAGACCGTAGTCGGCCTGCAGCCAGCGCAGCATTTCGGTGGTTGCGTGCTGGACGCACTGGTCGAGGGGCCGGGCGTTGCCCGCCGTGAAAAGGAACTCCGCGTTCTCGCCGCGGGGCCAGGCGCTTGGCTTTCTTTTGAGCACCCTGAAGGTGAACTGCACGTCGAAGGAGATCTCGACGCCCGTGCCTACGATCTCTCCGTCGCCCTGCACTGCATGGCCATCGCCGATGTGGAACAGGGCGCCGGGCGCGAACACGGGGAAGTACGCGGTGACGCCTTCCACGAATCCCCGGTAGTCCATGTTGCCCCCGTGGCTGGCGGAGGTGGCCGTCGAGATCGCCTGCCCCCTGTCCGGCGCCACGCCGAAACATCCCGTCATGGGCGCCAGGGGCAGGGACATCCGTCCAAGCCGGGTGTCGTCCGGGTCGACCAGCGTGACCGTACTCCGCTCCGAGTCGACTTCCCAGCGGCAGAGGTCGTCCCGGCTTTCGATCTCCCCCGCGGTCTCCCGCACGTAATCGGGATCGAGCACATTGGGCGCCACGAGCGGACGCGTCCAGCCGAAGGGGCGGTTGGGCGTCAACCGGTCCAGGTGCACGGCGAGCGTGTCGCCCGGTTCGGCGCCTTCGATGTGAAAGGGCCCCGTCTGTGGATTCCCCGGAGACGTCACGGGCGTGTCGGAACGGTCCTTCCCCCGGGCGTCGACCGTCGACGTGACGACAGTATCCCCGTCCTTCACGGGCAGGGCGGGTTCGTGGGAACCCATGGTGGTGTGATAACGGATAGGTTCGAAGTGGTGGACCATGATCACTCCCGAATTCCTGTGCTGGGCGAAAGGGTGTTTAGGGCCATGTTCCGCCGGTAAGAATAACCATGTACGACGCGTACGGTCAAGGTGAATCCGGTTGACCTTACGCCACAGTTCCGCAGCGGGATATCCCTTGACAGGACCGCGGTCCGGATCCATAAATAACACAGCGTTCACGTACATCAAATTCACCGTCGTTTTGCACCGGATCCGGATCGTCGAGCATGCCCATCCGCCCCTATGATGAAACCCTGGTCGGCCTGACGCCGGCGGGCGACAAGATCCATCACATCCTGCCCGAATTCCAGCGGACCCGGACGGGCTGTCCCCACGGCGTCGAGTTCTGGGTGACGATACGCACAGTGTCCCGGGATGACGAGCCGATTATCCTGCAGTGGTGCATGTCGTGCCGGCAGGTGGAGGTCCTCGGTCCGGAGGAATACGCCTGGCGGGCGCGCCTGGACGAAATGCATAATGCCGGCGTGCGAGACCGGCCTGGACCGGACCGGGAGTAGCGGTGTACGTCGACGCACGGGACGCGGGCGGTAACGACGGGACGCGGGCAGTAACGACGGGACGCGGGCGGTAACGACGGGACGCGGGCAGTAACGACGGGACGCGGTGGACCGGATCACGTATCGACTGTTCGACCATTCATAAGGAGCACGGGCATGGCCAAGAACACGAAAATGTGGGGCGAGGATCATTCAAAGTACATCTGGCAGGACGGGGAACAGATCCCCTGGGACCAGGGTACGGTGCATGTCACGCAGGGACATATATTCGCCCACGCCATTTTCGAGGGGATCCGGGCCTACTGGAACGACGACCAGGAGAAACTCTTCGTCTTCCGTTTCAAGGAACACATGGATCGCCTGTACCGGTCGATCAAGCTGATGAGGATGGAAACGCCGTACACGCTGGAGGAAGTGTGGAACGGCTCTCTCGAGCTGTGCCGGGTCCACGGATACCGGGAGGACGTCTACATATTCCCGACCGTGTATTTCTCGCCGGACGTGTATCTCAACAAAATGGCGGGTCCAGCCCACGTCTACGTCCACACCTTTGCCTACGGCTCCAACCTGCGCCGAAAGGACGGCGCCCGGTGCTCGGTCAGCTCCTGGACGCGCATTTCGGACAACACGCTGCCGGCCCGCATCAAGTGCTGGGCCAACTACCGCAACAGCGCCATCGCGTGGACCGACGCCACGCTCAAGGGCTTCGACGAAACGATCATGCTGAACAACCGCGGCAAGGTCTGTGAAGCGCCCGGCGCCTGCCTGATGATGATCCAGGACGGCGTGCTGATCACGCCGCCGGTGACGGCCGATATCCTGGTGAGCGTCACCCGGGATACCATATTGAGGATCGGGAGGGACGTCCTCGAGATGTCGGTCGTGGAGCGGGAGATCGACCGGACGGAGCTTTACACGGCCGACGAGGTTTTCCTGTGCGGGACGGGCGCGGAAGTGACGCCGGTCGCTTCGATCGACAACTACGACATCGGGGACGGATCCATCGGTCCGGGCACCCAGCAGTTCCGCGAGGCCTACAACGGTCTCATCAGGGGGATCGACGAACGTTTCCCCGAATGGCGCACCGACGTGCCGCTGTAATCTGCGCAGTCGGGGCGGCACCTGCGGGACTTCATACTACCGCCCCTCCCGCCCCATTCCGACCTTTACTTTTCGTTGAGATGCTCTACGGGGCCTTGCTATGGGTCCCGGTCTTCGGCCGCCAGGCCGATCAGGTTGGCGAAGAGTCGCACGGCCCCGGGCACGCCCGCGGGAAGCTGCCGGAACCACGCGTAGCCCGTGTAGATATATCGCCCCTTGCCGTAACGGGCTTCGAGGAGCCCGCCGCCCTTTGGGGACTCACCCGGGTCCTGCGAGGCCATGAGCGGCGTGTAGCGGGAGTCCCACTCCCCCTGGAAGTACAGGCCGCGTTCCTGCACCCAACCTTCGAAGTCCGCTTCGGTGATCCGGTTGGGCCGGTTGAAGACGGGATGATCCGGTACCAAAATGTCCACCGGCGCGTCCTCCCGGGTCACCCGGTCGTGGGGGCGGTTGATCTGGAAGGGGTAGGGCCCGTACCGGTCGAGGTTGAAGGCGTACTTGTTGTACTGCACGATGTAGACACCCCCGGCCTCCACGTAGTCCAGCAGCCGCTGGTTCACGGCGATGAGATCGTCGCGGACTTCGTAGGCGCGGATGCCCGCGATGATCAGGTCGAAGGCGTCCAGATCGGCCGTGGCGAGGTCCTCCCCCGACAGCAGCCGCACCTGCAGGCCCATCTGCTCCAGCACGAACGGGACCTGGTCGCCCGATCCCATGATGTAACCCACACTCAGATCGTCCGGCAGATCGACCGGAGCCACCTGCACGACGGATGCCGAACCGCGGTACAGGTGCCTCGGCTCGATATGGGGATAGGCGATCACCTCGTATCCCTCGCGGTATTCGTTCCCGCCGGCCTTCGCCACCGCCCCTACATCGTAAGCCCCATCCCGGGCGTCTCGTGCCGGGACGACCGTGTAGCTGAACGTCGCGGCCTGTCCCCGTCCCGAGAACGACAGGGGTACTTCCACGGGCGAAACTGCCCACCCGTCCGGTACCTCGAGGGACAACCCGCCTTCGATCACGCCGTCCACGTTGCTGACCACGGACACGCTGAACCGCAGGGGGCTTTCCCGCCCTGACGGAGCGACCACCACGGGTGGGTCCATGGTGACCGACAGTGCCGGCACGACCTGGAGTTCGCGGCGGATTTCACCGAAGGCCCGATCGGCGAAGCGGTACTGCGCGGGCCGGCGGATTTCGATCTCGACGCCGTCCACGACAAACCGGGCCCGTCCGATTACGGGCTGCGGGCGCCAGGGAAGCCCGATCAGTGCCGTGTCGTCCACCACGACCCTCGGGTCGTTCAGGGAGCGGCGGTGCCAGTAGGGCCGGGTGAGGCCGGCGTCAGGCGGTACTTCGACCCGCCAGTTCTCCGCGAAGCTTTCGTTGTAGCCGATGTCCTCGGTCTGTCTGGGCGGACCGGACGGTCCCGGCGGTCCGGGTGGTCCAGTCGGCCCGAACCGTCCAGGTGGTCTGGCCGGTCTGGCCGGGACCGGATCGAGGGTCGCGGTCCAACCCTCCGGAACGTCCAGCGCCAGGTTGGTGACGCGGACGGACCGTGTACTGCGGTTCAGCAACACCAGGTGCACTCCGAGCAGGTTGCCCGGGACAACCCGGTCGTCGCTGGTAAGCACTTCGAAGGCCATGCCGAGGGCCAGCACGGCAGCGTTGGCGAAGTCTTCCTCCTTCTGATTGAGCAGAAAAAGCATATCCGCAAGGACGCCGGCCGGCATGCCGCCCTCTTCAAGATCCCTCCTAAGCGCACGGATCATTCGCAGGCCCTCCAGTACGGGGTCCAACACGGCGGGAGGGTCGAGCGGGCGGTAGGCGTCCACGGCTTCGCGGGCCAGCGCGTCCAGCCGCTCGAGCCGGTCGGCGAGACCGTGGATCTTCCCGGCGTCCGGTCCGGCCATGGCGTGGAACCGCATGAAAGTCGTGTCCAGGCCGTCGAACAGGTGGGCGTCTCCGTCCAAGTCCGGCCTGCCCGCGTCCGGCCTGCCCGCGCGCGCAACCAGCTTGATCTTCGTGGTCGCCGGACCCTTCGGCTGCAGGGTCCCCATGTCCTGGGAGCGGTGCATGCTGCGGCCGGCCAGGCCCAGTTCGCGGTACGACCGGTCCAGCACGGGACTGTAGGTGCCTACGTGCACCACCAGGGAATCGATGCTTTCGAAGGATGCCCGCGTGTTGTTGATATACAGCTTGCGGGCCTGCCAGGGACGCAGGCCGTCCTGCAGGTGTTCGGGAAAGCGATCCGGGTCGGCCGCGACGAAAAAGGCTTCGCGGGTGATTCTCCCGGACGCCTGGTGATGGCCATGGCCGTCGCGGGGAGAATCGGCGAACACGGAAACGATCACGTCGGGACGGAAGCGGCGAATGACGCGCACCACGTCCGAAAGCAGCATTTCGTCATGATTCCAGTATTCCAGGGATTCTTCGGCCGACTTGGAAAAACCGAAGTCGTACGTCCGTGTAAAGAACTGCTCCGCGCCGTCGAAACGCCGGGCCGTCAGCAGCTCTTCCGTCCTTATCACGCCGATGGCGTCGTAGAGCTCGGGGCCGATGAGGTTCTGTCCGCCTTCGCCGCGGTTAAGGGAAAGGTAAGCGGTCCGCGCGTGCAACCCGCGGCTCACATAGGCGACCAGGGCGCTGTTCTCGTCGTCGGGATGGGCACCGGTGTGCAACATGCTGGCCACGACGGGCAGTCGAAGCACGGCCTGGGCCAGGGTGGACGTCCCCTTGCCGTCGGGCACCGGACGGATGTCGCCGGCCGTGGCGGCCGCGACGGACGGCGCGGAGAGGACCGAGAGGGCGAGGAGGAGGCATCGGAGAAGTCGAGTGTACATGATGGAGCTCCGGTTCGATCAGGCGTCCGGCAGCGACCGTCGGTTCGATCAGGCGTCCGGCAGCGACCGTCGGTACAGCCAGATCACACCCGCCGCTACGAGGAAGAGGCCGATGAACATCCAGCCAAACCTTCGGCGTGTATCGACTTCGGTGCGGGCGGTTTCCACTTTCTTTCGGATGCTCGGGTAGACCTGTTCCAGCGAGTCGACGACGGCGACCATTCTCTCGAGTACGAAGACATGGGAGGCCCGTTCGATATATGCGTCCCGCGCCAGGGTGGCCTGGGCCAGGATCTGATCGACCGGGACCCCGGCCGAACGGATCTCCTCAGCCGCCCGCCGGAACTCGACGATGGGCTCGAGTCCCCGGTCGGTCAGGGCGATGAAATCGTCCATGATCGCCTGCTCGTGACAGTCCTCGCAATTGTCGGGTATGGAGATCAGTGACGCCCGGGGAAAGACTACTTCGTGATTCGAGTGGCAATCCACGCAGTTAGGCCAGAAATCACCCTCGAGACCATGGGGGCTGGGTACGTAGTTCTCCGTCTGGACCTGGTGACACTCGCCGCACAGTTCATGGACGACGTAGGGGTCGGGCAGGCCCACGAAGTCCATATCTATGTCGTGCGCTTCGTCTTCCACCATGGTGGCGGGGTTCCCGCCGTGACAATCCTGGCAAAAGATGTCCGCCGGACGGTGCGCGCTCCGCAGCCATTCGGCTACCGGCAGGCTCATGTCCTCGTCTTCCAGGTCGGCATGGCAGCTGACGCAGTTATTGGTCGCCGCACCCTGTTGCGCTTCCGCGTAGTCGGCAGAAGTCCAAAAGAGGATCAACAGCGGAAGGAGTAAGAGGACCGCCCGCGCCTGGTATGCCGCCCGCGCCTGGTATGCCGCCCGCGCCTGGTATGCCGCCCGTCCGCTCATTCGGTTCCCTCGCCGACGGTGTCCGGCAGGACCGCCGGTTCCTCGACCGTCCCGATGGCGTGGGGCCATCCGTAGATGTCGAAATGATACCTCGTGCCCATGAAGGTCATCTCCGTTTCCGAGATCTTGCCGAGCAGGGCGAGGGCGATGTTCAGCACGATGAACAGGATGCCGAGGGACGTCGCGAGGGGCCGGCGTGCCGGCGTACGGGCCGGCGTGCGGTCCCAGAACGGCAGCAGGCAGATGGCCAGGACCACCAGGCCGGAGCCGATGATGCCGATGGTTTTCGGGAGGTATTTCAGCGCCTGGTAGGAGGAAAGGAAATACCATTCCGGCTTGACGCCCACCGGCGTGTTGAAGGGATCGGCCTTTTCGTGGAGCGGCAACGGGTAGTAGATGATCATGAAAATCATCGACGCCAGGACCAGCAGGACCACGATGGCTTCTTTCATCACGTGCTGGGGGTAGAAAGGTTTGCCGCCGGCTTTCTTCAGTTCTTCCGGTGTCTTCTCCGGCAC is a window from the Gemmatimonadota bacterium genome containing:
- a CDS encoding branched-chain amino acid transaminase is translated as MAKNTKMWGEDHSKYIWQDGEQIPWDQGTVHVTQGHIFAHAIFEGIRAYWNDDQEKLFVFRFKEHMDRLYRSIKLMRMETPYTLEEVWNGSLELCRVHGYREDVYIFPTVYFSPDVYLNKMAGPAHVYVHTFAYGSNLRRKDGARCSVSSWTRISDNTLPARIKCWANYRNSAIAWTDATLKGFDETIMLNNRGKVCEAPGACLMMIQDGVLITPPVTADILVSVTRDTILRIGRDVLEMSVVEREIDRTELYTADEVFLCGTGAEVTPVASIDNYDIGDGSIGPGTQQFREAYNGLIRGIDERFPEWRTDVPL
- a CDS encoding PIG-L family deacetylase, with protein sequence MYTRLLRCLLLALSVLSAPSVAAATAGDIRPVPDGKGTSTLAQAVLRLPVVASMLHTGAHPDDENSALVAYVSRGLHARTAYLSLNRGEGGQNLIGPELYDAIGVIRTEELLTARRFDGAEQFFTRTYDFGFSKSAEESLEYWNHDEMLLSDVVRVIRRFRPDVIVSVFADSPRDGHGHHQASGRITREAFFVAADPDRFPEHLQDGLRPWQARKLYINNTRASFESIDSLVVHVGTYSPVLDRSYRELGLAGRSMHRSQDMGTLQPKGPATTKIKLVARAGRPDAGRPDLDGDAHLFDGLDTTFMRFHAMAGPDAGKIHGLADRLERLDALAREAVDAYRPLDPPAVLDPVLEGLRMIRALRRDLEEGGMPAGVLADMLFLLNQKEEDFANAAVLALGMAFEVLTSDDRVVPGNLLGVHLVLLNRSTRSVRVTNLALDVPEGWTATLDPVPARPARPPGRFGPTGPPGPPGPSGPPRQTEDIGYNESFAENWRVEVPPDAGLTRPYWHRRSLNDPRVVVDDTALIGLPWRPQPVIGRARFVVDGVEIEIRRPAQYRFADRAFGEIRRELQVVPALSVTMDPPVVVAPSGRESPLRFSVSVVSNVDGVIEGGLSLEVPDGWAVSPVEVPLSFSGRGQAATFSYTVVPARDARDGAYDVGAVAKAGGNEYREGYEVIAYPHIEPRHLYRGSASVVQVAPVDLPDDLSVGYIMGSGDQVPFVLEQMGLQVRLLSGEDLATADLDAFDLIIAGIRAYEVRDDLIAVNQRLLDYVEAGGVYIVQYNKYAFNLDRYGPYPFQINRPHDRVTREDAPVDILVPDHPVFNRPNRITEADFEGWVQERGLYFQGEWDSRYTPLMASQDPGESPKGGGLLEARYGKGRYIYTGYAWFRQLPAGVPGAVRLFANLIGLAAEDRDP